The window AAAGCCGGCGGGGGCATCGACCGTCTGGAACCTGAATTGCAATCCGCGCGACTTGCCGATCCAGTTGGCCTGCATCAGGCGTACCTTGTCCGGCCAGCCGGTCAATCCGTCCAGCGCCTCCAGCAGTTCTTCGGAGTAATCCGAGATGCGGAAGAACCACTGCGTCAGTTCCTTGCGCTCGACCGCCGCGCCAGAGCGCCAGCCCTTGCCGTCTATGACCTGTTCATTGGCCAGAACCGTCATGTCCACCGGATCCCAGTTCACCTGCGCGGATTTGCGGGTGACCAGTCCGGCCTTGAGGAAATCCAGGAACAACGCCTGCTGCTGCGCGACATAATCGTCGTCGCAGGTGGCGAATTCGCGGGACCAGTCGATCGACAGGCCAAGAGGGCGCAACTGATCGCGCATGGTGGCGATATTGGCATAGGTCCAGTCGCGCGGATGGCCGCCCTGTTCCATGGCCGCGTTCTCGGCCGGCATGCCGAAAGCATCCCAGCCCATCGGGTGCAACACGCTGAAACCCTGAGCGCGCTTATAGCGTGCCACAACGTCGCCCATCGCATAGTTGCGGACATGGCCCATATGGATGCGCCCTGACGGATAGGGGAACATCTCTAGCACATAATATTTGGGCCGCTCGTCGCGAATGGCGGCAAAGCTGCCCGCATCGGTCCAGGCCTTTTGCCAGCCGGCTTCAATGGTCGCGGGATCATACGGCATGGGACATCCTCGGGCGGTCATGGCATTGCCCGCCGGGTTTATACGCCGATGAAAGTCAGGTCCAGTAGTGCGAGGCGGCCCTTACAGCCCGCCGTCGCGAATGCGCAGCTGGCGCGCGCGGGTCAGGATGGCGTCCTCGACCGCGCGGACGGTGCCCGGCTCGACCGCCGCGCCGCCGGCGCCTTGCAGCGCCAGTTTCAGGGAACGCGCGTCCAGCGCCGGATCGCTGACCCTGATGGTCGCGCGATAGGAACGGCCACCGCCGGGCGGAGTGCCGTAGCCGGTGACGATCACGCCAGTATAGGGATCGACCGACTGGATCGGCAGAAAGTTCAGCACGTCCAGACTGGCATTCCACAGATATTTGTTGACCGCGACGGTGTAATTCGGGTTCTCGCGATTGCCGAAAAGATCCCAGATGGTCGATTCCGCGCGCTGCGGATCGTCGCCAGTCAAACGGGCTTCGCCGCTGTTGCCGCCTCCACCCGTGAGTCCGCAGGCTGCAAGGCCAGCGCAAAGCGTCATTGCGATTGTCAGGCGCGTGGCGCGTGCGGTCATCATAATGTCCCCCGTCATCTGGGTATTCTGCTTAGCCGCAGCTTTAGCGCGGAACAGCCTGTCGCCACAAGCGTCTTGGTCCGCTGGCTGCTATAACAGGCCGGATTACAAGGTGTGGCGCAAACGCATCACAGAAAAGAGTAAAGATTTGAGTGGGTAGGCGATTCCGTTGCATCCGGGGTCCGAAAGAAGGATGACAGATGCATCCCCAAGGCGGGCGATCCGGTTTGGGCATTGAGAGAGACAAGAGGGATCAAAACCATGAAGAAGGTTCTTTTCGCGACCACTGCCCTGGTCATGACCGCCGGTGTTGCCGCTGCTGAAGTCAGCCTGTCGGGCGACGGCCGCATGGGTATGGTTTACGATGGCGACGACCTGCAGTTCACCAGCCGCGCTCGCGTCAAGTTCACCCTGACCGGCGAGTCGGATTCGGGCCTGTCGTTCGGCGGTGAGTTCCGCGTTGACCACGAAGACGAAGATGGCTCCTCGGCTTCGCGTGGCGGTGCTGGCCACGTTTACATCTCGGGCGCCTATGGCAAACTGAGCATGGGCGACATCGACAGCGCTTCGGAAAAAGCCAACGGCGACCTGCATGGCGTCGGCCTGACTGGCCTGGGCGACATCAACGAGTTCGTTTACCTGACCTCGGATTTCGAATCGAATGACAACCCGGGCGCGCTGTATGAATACACCACCGGTGCGTTCACGGCCTATGCCTCGATGATGGACGCTGGCGACGACTACGGTTTTGACGGCGACAACGACACTGTGTGGTCGATCGGCGGTAAATATGCTGCCAGCAACTATGCATTCGGTCTGGGCTATGAAGCTGTCGACGTTGACGGTTTCGACCTGAACCAGTGGACCATTTCGGGCGAAGGCACCTTTGGTCAAGCGACCGTCAAAGCCATCTACTCGGATATGGACAACGACGGTGTGTTTGATGACGTGAAGCAGTATGGCCTGTCGGTCATGTATGATGCCGGTGCGACCGACGTCAGCGCTTTCTACAAGAAAGACGAATACTCGTTTGCCGGCGTCGATACGGGCGATGCCGACACTTGGGGTATCGGTGCTGCCTATGACCTGGGCGGCGGTGCGACCCTGAAAGGTGGCATCGTGGACAGCGACTACAACGCTGACACCATCGCCGACTTCGGTGTTGCCTTCACGTTCTGATCGAACCTGAAGATCACTTAGGGAAGAGCGGGCCTTGCGCCCGCTCTTTTCTTTTTGGATGGTCCGGTCATGGAATTGGATGACATCAGGAATCGTGTTGCCAGCGCCGCGCGTCAGGCCGGGCGGGATGCGGGCGAGATTACGCTGATCGCGGTCAGCAAGGTGCAGCCGGATGACCGCGTTGTCGCGGTGCTGGATGCCGGCCAGCGCGTCTTTGGCGAGAATTATGTGCAAGAGGCGCAAGGAAAATGGCCGGCATGGCGTGATCGCTATGATGGCGTCGCGCTGCATATGATCGGGCCGCTGCAATCGAACAAGGCCAGGGCGGCGGTCGGGCTGTTCGATGCGATTCACACGCTGGACCGCATGTCGCTGGCCAAGAAGCTGGCCGCGCAGATCACTGAACAGGGCCGCGCGCCGCAGCTGTTCGTGCAGGTGAACACCGGGGACGAGCCGCAAAAGGCCGGCATTCTGGCCGATGAACTGCCGGGTTTTCTGGCCGCCTGCCGCGATCTGGGCCTGTCGCCCGAGGGTCTGATGTGCATTCCGCCCGAGGGCGAGGATCCGGTGCCGCATTTCCGCCTGCTGCGGCGGCTGGCGGGCGAGAACGGGCTGCCCTTGCTGTCGATGGGCATGAGCGCCGATTTCGAGGCGGCGATTGCCGAGGGCGCGACGCATATCCGGGTCGGTTCCGCCATTTTCGGCGCCCGTGACTACGGTTGAGACCGGGTCAGGGTATTTTTACAAGAAAGAAGCCACGATCAGCCGGGTTCCCGGCGCGGCGCGTTTCGCGATCCAGATCAGATGCGGGCGGGCGAAGGCGATGCAGCCCTCGGTGCCGAAATGCGGGCGGCGCCATTGGTGCAGGAATATGGCGCTGCCATGGCCGGGCGTGGCCTCGGGCCAGTTCCAGTCCGTTGTCAGGATCAGATCATACAGCGGATCAGAGCGGCGCAGGCGTTCATGGCTGGCCTTCAGTGGCACGCGGGCGTGGTGGTTATAGGCCGGGTGGTCTGGGGCGTCGCACCACAGGTCGCCGGGGCCAATGGGCCGGGCCCAGGGCGCAGGGCGAGGCAGGCGGTCGGGCCGATACCAGAGGCCGGTCACAAGGTGCAGCCCTGTTGGCGTTGCGCCGTCGCCTTCGCGTTTGGTCGTCGTCAAACCGGTCTTGCCGATGCTGCAGGGAAACAGCCGGCCCTGATAGCGAATGCCTTGCGGGGTCAGCACGAGGTCGTCGGGGCTCATAACAGATGCCCCGATTTCGCCGCCTTTGCGTCCAGATAGCCGGTATTGTGACGGTTGCGCGGGGTGATCAGCGGCACGCGCTCGGCGACGGATATGCCGTTTTCCTCAAGCATGGTCACCTTGCGCGGGTTGTTCGTCAGCAGCCGGACCTGATCAAAACCCAGCTTGCGCAACAGCGCCGCACCGATGCGGAAATCCCGCTCGTCATCGTCGAAACCCAGACGATGGTTGGCCTCGACCGTGTCAAAACCCTGGTTCTGCAACGCATAGGCCCGCATCTTGTTGGCCAGCCCGATCCCGCGGCCCTCCTGATTAAGATACAGCAAGATCCCTGCCCCTTGCTGACCCATCAGCTGCAACGCGGCGTTCAACTGCGGGCCGCAATCGCATTTCAGGCTGCCCAGCACGTCGCCGGTAAAGCAGGCCGAATGCAGGCGGGTCAGCACCGGCGCATCGCGCGGTGGGTCGCCGATTTCGACGGCGTAATGTTCTTCGCCACCATCGTCGGGCCGAAAGATATGCAGGCGCGACCGCTCGGACGCTTGCAGGGGCAGGCGGGCCGCTGCGACCGGCGCCATCGCCGCCTGCGCCTGCAGCAATTCGGTCAGCGCGGCGGGGTCCAGCACGGTCAGCCCCGGCTGCGCGGGGGCCTGCACCATCAGGACGGCGGGCAGCAGTTGCGCCGATTTCGCCAGCCCAAGCGCGGCGCGGTGCGGTGCCGCATCGCCTTCGCGGTCGGTGAAGAGTGGCCCCTTGAGCGGGGTCATCAGATCGCCGGTTGGATCGGCAAGCGCGCGCAGCCAGGCCAGATCCGCATCGGCGGGCACCTGCACCCGGGCCAGACCGATGTCATAGGCGCGTGCCTTGAGCGTCTCGGCCCGCCATTCGGTGATCGCCAGGACCGGGCGGCCAAGGGCGCGCATATCCGCCAGGCGGGCCGCTGACAGGGTTTCAACCGCTGCGGCGATGTGACCTCCGATCATCACCGGCAAGCCCATGCGCAGATCGGCGCGGGCGCGTGAAACCGTTTCAGCGAGAGAGGGAATCAGGGTCATCGGGCCGGAATTTTTGAAACAATCTGAAACATAACGCCTTCCCCCGACAACTCCATGTGAGAATTTCGACATGATGCTGGACGAAAAACCCGCGCAACCCCATCCATCACGTAATGAGGCAAAGGAGGCAAGTATGCCCGGACTGAAAAAGATCCTGTTGGTGGATGACGAAGACGATCTGCGCGAGGCGCTGGCCGAGCAACTGGTCGCAACCGATGATTTCGACGTGTTCGAAGCCGGCACTGGTGCTGCGGCGGTCGAGTCGAGCAAACAGAACATCTTTGATCTGGTGATCCTCGATGTGGGCCTGCCCGACACCGATGGGCGCGAGCTGTGCAAGAAGTTGCGCAAGCACAATGTCAAATGCCCGATCGTGATGCTGACCGGTCATGATACGGATGCGGACACCATTCTGGGGCTGGACAGCGGCGCGAATGATTACATCACCAAGCCGTTCAAATTCCCGGTTTTGCTGGCCCGGCTGCGCGCGCAGCTGCGCACGCATGAACAGTCGGAAGACGCGATTTTCCAGCTTGGGCCCTATACGTTCAAGCCGGCGATGAAGATGCTGATCGACACCAAGGAACGCAAGATTCGCCTGACCGAGAAGGAAACCAACATCCTGAAATTCCTGTATCGCGCGCAGGATGGCGTGGTGCCGCGGGACATTCTGCTGCACGAGGTCTGGGGCTATAATGCGGGCGTTACAACGCATACGCTGGAGACGCATATCTATCGCCTGCGCCAGAAAATCGAGCCCGATCCCAGCAATGCGCGGCTGCTGGTGACGGAATCGGGCGGCTATCGTCTGGTCGCCTGACCCGCGGGGATTAACGTTTGTGAACCGCCGGAACCCTTGAGGCCCTCCGGCGTTCACATCCCGAAGCCCAGTGGTCGGTGGATGCGGCCACATCAGTTAGAGCGGCCCCGGTGTGATCCCCACCGGGGCCGTTTCCATTTGCGACAACCCACCCGTCCGCAACAGCCGCGCGTTGCGTGGCCTGTGCGCGCAACGGGGGATTTCAGCCGGAATTGGAAACAGCCTGCAAACGCTGGGTTTGAGGCCGCACAGCCCGTACACAGACCGCGCACAACCTGTACACAGGGCGTACACAGGCAGCGCGCGGTAGTGTAGCATCCAGGGTAGACCTTGTGGACCTTGGTTCGATGCGCTTCAAGGTTCGCTTAGGTGGACCATTCAACAAACGGTCGATATCGCCGGTGACATCAACGTATGAGTTTTGACCAAATCAGACGGCACAGCGGACCTTGATCTAGGGTCGATCACCGTCTGGTGTGCGGACGAAGTGTGCATTCGCTGCGGCTGCGCCAAAGTCTGCTTTACTTGCCGTTGAAGCCGCGACATGACACCGTCGGTCGAAACTAAATCCTCGAATGCGTCGCAAAGATTTTGAGACATGGAAGAAACCAAGAGATGCGTCGAGTGCCGAAAAGCAATCCAACCAAGAGCGAGCCTTTGCGTTGAATGCGGCTCACATCAAGACTGGCGTCGGCATATCAAGACATGGACACCTGTTCTTGGGTTCATCCTCGCTTTTCTCG is drawn from Paracoccus tegillarcae and contains these coding sequences:
- the ribA gene encoding GTP cyclohydrolase II translates to MTLIPSLAETVSRARADLRMGLPVMIGGHIAAAVETLSAARLADMRALGRPVLAITEWRAETLKARAYDIGLARVQVPADADLAWLRALADPTGDLMTPLKGPLFTDREGDAAPHRAALGLAKSAQLLPAVLMVQAPAQPGLTVLDPAALTELLQAQAAMAPVAAARLPLQASERSRLHIFRPDDGGEEHYAVEIGDPPRDAPVLTRLHSACFTGDVLGSLKCDCGPQLNAALQLMGQQGAGILLYLNQEGRGIGLANKMRAYALQNQGFDTVEANHRLGFDDDERDFRIGAALLRKLGFDQVRLLTNNPRKVTMLEENGISVAERVPLITPRNRHNTGYLDAKAAKSGHLL
- a CDS encoding response regulator transcription factor, translated to MPGLKKILLVDDEDDLREALAEQLVATDDFDVFEAGTGAAAVESSKQNIFDLVILDVGLPDTDGRELCKKLRKHNVKCPIVMLTGHDTDADTILGLDSGANDYITKPFKFPVLLARLRAQLRTHEQSEDAIFQLGPYTFKPAMKMLIDTKERKIRLTEKETNILKFLYRAQDGVVPRDILLHEVWGYNAGVTTHTLETHIYRLRQKIEPDPSNARLLVTESGGYRLVA
- a CDS encoding YggS family pyridoxal phosphate-dependent enzyme, with product MELDDIRNRVASAARQAGRDAGEITLIAVSKVQPDDRVVAVLDAGQRVFGENYVQEAQGKWPAWRDRYDGVALHMIGPLQSNKARAAVGLFDAIHTLDRMSLAKKLAAQITEQGRAPQLFVQVNTGDEPQKAGILADELPGFLAACRDLGLSPEGLMCIPPEGEDPVPHFRLLRRLAGENGLPLLSMGMSADFEAAIAEGATHIRVGSAIFGARDYG
- a CDS encoding L,D-transpeptidase family protein — encoded protein: MSPDDLVLTPQGIRYQGRLFPCSIGKTGLTTTKREGDGATPTGLHLVTGLWYRPDRLPRPAPWARPIGPGDLWCDAPDHPAYNHHARVPLKASHERLRRSDPLYDLILTTDWNWPEATPGHGSAIFLHQWRRPHFGTEGCIAFARPHLIWIAKRAAPGTRLIVASFL
- a CDS encoding DUF3576 domain-containing protein, producing MTGDIMMTARATRLTIAMTLCAGLAACGLTGGGGNSGEARLTGDDPQRAESTIWDLFGNRENPNYTVAVNKYLWNASLDVLNFLPIQSVDPYTGVIVTGYGTPPGGGRSYRATIRVSDPALDARSLKLALQGAGGAAVEPGTVRAVEDAILTRARQLRIRDGGL
- a CDS encoding porin, coding for MKKVLFATTALVMTAGVAAAEVSLSGDGRMGMVYDGDDLQFTSRARVKFTLTGESDSGLSFGGEFRVDHEDEDGSSASRGGAGHVYISGAYGKLSMGDIDSASEKANGDLHGVGLTGLGDINEFVYLTSDFESNDNPGALYEYTTGAFTAYASMMDAGDDYGFDGDNDTVWSIGGKYAASNYAFGLGYEAVDVDGFDLNQWTISGEGTFGQATVKAIYSDMDNDGVFDDVKQYGLSVMYDAGATDVSAFYKKDEYSFAGVDTGDADTWGIGAAYDLGGGATLKGGIVDSDYNADTIADFGVAFTF